A window of Panicum virgatum strain AP13 chromosome 8K, P.virgatum_v5, whole genome shotgun sequence contains these coding sequences:
- the LOC120645893 gene encoding S-locus-specific glycoprotein S6-like has product MGKASLHVFFLLFLILSSFCQSNDQLSQANSLSPGDMLISEGRVFALGFFSPSNSNKSLYLGIWYHNIPERTVVWVANRDSPISNHSSVKLTITNSSEMVLFDSEGRAVWMTANTTTAGGADRAIAVLLDSGNFVLRLLNGTVVWQSTDHLTDTILPNTRVLLSYKAEVVGRLVAWKGPDDPSSGDFSFSIDPSSNLQIFIWNGSLPYKRLDVVNEVSVSGGTYQSNNTSVMSQYLYYRGDELYYTYTVSDGSPYTRILLDNRGNLSLLS; this is encoded by the coding sequence ATGGGCAAGGCCAGCCTCCATGTTTTCTTCCTCCTATTCTTGATCTTGAGTTCTTTCTGCCAGTCCAACGACCAACTATCACAGGCAAACTCACTCTCCCCCGGCGACATGCTCATCTCTGAGGGGCGAGTCTTTGCTCTTGGCTTTTTCTCCCCATCTAACTCCAACAAGAGCTTGTACCTTGGAATCTGGTACCACAACATCCCCGAGCGCACCGTCGTGTGGGTCGCCAATCGCGACAGCCCAATCTCCAACCATTCATCCGTGAAGCTCACCATCACCAACAGTTCAGAGATGGTGTTGTTCGACTCTGAAGGACGTGCTGTTTGGATGACGGCGAACACCACCACGGCTGGAGGTGCTGACAGAGCTATCGCGGTTCTGCTCGACTCAGGTAACTTTGTGCTCCGCTTGCTCAACGGCACGGTCGTATGGCAAAGCACCGACCATCTCACCGACACTATACTCCCAAACACGAGGGTCTTGCTGAGCTACAAGGCAGAAGTGGTTGGGCGCCTCGTTGCCTGGAAGGGCCCTGATGATCCATCTAGTGGGGACTTCTCCTTTAGCATCGATCCCAGCTCGAACCTTCAAATCTTCATCTGGAACGGGAGTTTGCCTTACAAGCGCCTCGATGTCGTCAACGAAGTTTCAGTATCCGGCGGCACATACCAGAGCAACAACACCTCTGTCATGTCTCAGTATCTCTACTACAGAGGGGATGAGTTGTACTACACCTACACAGTCTCTGATGGGTCACCCTACACACGCATCTTGCTTGACAACAGAGGCAACCTGAGCCTCCTGAGCTAG
- the LOC120645037 gene encoding uncharacterized protein LOC120645037, giving the protein MDKVEFDDVTDRLLLRVMNGTKGFICSEYTWDPVANECVQPFIINARSDLHLEISSTQVKERIVHLQEKFRQHKRGEANFGANIDIAEKVFGDQIDSLPPSLEIDAPRLSIPLYEHRKRSSTDGGAETSRRPSKSRRSAGPSYSRCSDDAISPEFAKLMDSEFSMSRCVAKLQRLGFKDPRLFEAIDLLKVDLEAREIFMTLADETAKGYVNRLLGVEGS; this is encoded by the exons ATGGACAAGGTGGAGTTTGACGATGTCACGGACAGATTACTGCTACGTGTCATGAATGGCACTAAGGGGTTCATCTGTAGTGAGTACACATGGGATCCCGTCGCTAATGAATGTGTCCAGCCCTTCATTATTAATGCGAGAAGTGATCTGCACCTGGAAATTTCGTCCACGCAAGTCAAAGAGAGAATTGTCCACCTGCAAGAAAAGTTCCGCCAACACAAG AGAGGTGAAGCGAACTTCGGAGCAAATATCGATATTGCGGAAAAAGTGTTCGGGGACCAGATAGACTCTCTCCCACCATCGTTGGAAATAGATGCACCTCGATTATCTATTCCACTATACGAGCATAGGAAACGTTCGTCCACTGATGGAGGTGCAGAGACCAGCAGGCGACCGAGCAAATCTCGTCGTTCTGCTGGCCCTTCCTATTCTAGATGCAGTGATGATGCCATCAGTCCTGAATTTGCTAAGTTGATGGACAGTGAATTTAGTATGTCTCGTTGTGTTGCCAAACTTCAGAGGCTTGGTTTCAAAGACCCAAGACTTTTCGAGGCTATCGATTTGCTAAAGGTTGACCTAGAAGCGCGTGAAATATTCATGACGCTAGCGGACGAGACCGCAAAAGGATATGTCAACCGTCTCCTCGGCGTCGAAGGCAGCTAA